A genomic stretch from Dissulfurispira thermophila includes:
- a CDS encoding pyruvate kinase alpha/beta domain-containing protein, with protein MERKVIYFEKPGKDNTEACLQIAKNAIRDSNYKHIVIASTEGDTGLLFSEALKNFDINIVVVTHSAGFKAANTHEMPLEIRKKIEATGAKVYTGTMITHNIETAFASKFSGLYPTLIVSQSLRRYGEGPKVCCEIAMMAADAGLIPEGEEILAVAGTAKGADSVLVIRSATSKRFLELRVLEILAKPR; from the coding sequence ATGGAAAGAAAAGTGATATATTTTGAAAAACCGGGCAAAGACAATACAGAGGCATGCCTTCAGATTGCAAAAAATGCTATCAGAGACAGTAACTATAAACATATTGTAATCGCTTCAACCGAAGGAGATACAGGGCTTTTATTTTCTGAGGCATTGAAAAATTTTGACATAAATATAGTAGTGGTCACCCATTCAGCAGGTTTTAAAGCTGCCAATACCCATGAAATGCCATTAGAGATAAGAAAAAAAATAGAAGCCACAGGTGCAAAAGTTTATACAGGCACAATGATTACTCATAACATAGAAACCGCCTTTGCATCAAAATTCAGTGGACTATATCCAACGCTTATTGTTTCACAGTCTCTAAGGAGATATGGAGAAGGACCAAAGGTCTGCTGCGAGATTGCAATGATGGCTGCTGATGCTGGACTTATCCCTGAAGGAGAAGAAATCCTTGCGGTTGCTGGCACTGCAAAAGGAGCAGATTCTGTACTTGTCATAAGGTCTGCAACATCAAAGAGATTTCTTGAACTAAGAGTGCTTGAGATACTGGCTAAGCCAAGGTGA
- the hemW gene encoding radical SAM family heme chaperone HemW, with product MINYLYIHIPFCIKKCVYCDFYSIPFKSKIAEDYIKALCKEIEFRKGLVGNLTTIYIGGGTPTILTENEIARLFEAIKDNYAINPDNEITIEANPRTITSQKAEKLLDLGINRISIGVQSFVDNELITMGRSHNADDAVRAVKDIRNAGFKNISIDLIYATPYVKGQGSKFKGVTSSFEFQIQNWIYSLQKALELNPEHISIYELTPEVDTPLYEGIKNRRLIMPDEVVISEMYYKGIDMLKAHGYNHYEISNFARPGYECRHNLNYWNRGYNKGEYLGIGVGAHSFIAGKRISNTRDINYYIESINNNKIPIAEEHYITNDEALKEFIFLGMRKIDGIDIEFLPDKKRVLIKKAVEDLAPYGLVEIKDNHLRLTRKGLILMSEVIVQVLLSLEESRPS from the coding sequence ATGATTAATTATCTTTATATACATATCCCCTTTTGTATTAAAAAATGCGTCTATTGCGATTTTTACTCTATCCCTTTCAAATCAAAAATTGCAGAGGATTATATTAAGGCGCTATGCAAAGAGATAGAGTTCAGAAAAGGACTTGTTGGTAATCTTACAACTATCTATATAGGCGGTGGCACGCCGACAATCCTCACAGAAAATGAGATTGCAAGACTCTTTGAAGCAATTAAGGATAATTATGCAATTAATCCTGATAATGAGATTACTATCGAGGCAAATCCTCGAACTATTACTTCACAAAAGGCAGAGAAGTTGCTCGATTTAGGTATAAATAGAATAAGTATCGGGGTGCAGTCTTTTGTTGATAATGAGCTTATAACTATGGGAAGAAGCCATAATGCAGATGATGCTGTCAGGGCAGTGAAAGATATTAGAAATGCAGGGTTTAAAAATATATCTATTGATTTAATATATGCAACACCTTATGTAAAAGGTCAGGGTTCGAAGTTTAAAGGTGTAACCTCAAGCTTTGAATTTCAAATTCAAAACTGGATATATTCACTGCAGAAGGCACTTGAGTTAAATCCTGAACACATATCTATCTATGAACTTACACCTGAAGTGGATACTCCATTATACGAAGGTATAAAAAATAGAAGGCTTATTATGCCTGATGAGGTAGTTATTTCAGAGATGTATTATAAAGGTATTGATATGTTAAAGGCACATGGATATAACCATTATGAAATATCGAATTTTGCAAGACCCGGGTATGAATGCAGACATAATCTCAACTATTGGAACAGGGGATATAACAAGGGCGAATATCTTGGCATTGGAGTAGGGGCGCACTCTTTTATTGCTGGCAAAAGAATAAGTAATACAAGGGATATAAACTATTATATCGAAAGCATCAATAACAACAAGATACCGATTGCAGAAGAACATTATATCACTAATGATGAGGCATTGAAGGAATTTATATTTTTAGGCATGAGAAAAATAGATGGAATTGATATAGAGTTTTTACCTGATAAAAAAAGGGTATTAATAAAAAAGGCCGTAGAAGATTTGGCACCCTACGGCCTTGTAGAAATTAAAGATAATCACCTGCGACTTACCAGAAAAGGATTAATCCTCATGAGCGAGGTTATCGTGCAGGTACTGTTATCACTTGAGGAAAGCCGCCCCTCATAA
- a CDS encoding DegQ family serine endoprotease, protein MKDINLKSEKLVTYFLTFITFLLLACLLLPPVIYANTSDKESTEILTKFGEALSKVAERVKPAVVNISTSRTVRTQRPPFFDDPLFKRFFGDIGPQKRKVTNLGSGVIATSDGYILTNNHVIEGAEDIIVKLSDGKEYKGKPVGMDSRTDIAIIKINETNLPTVPWGDSDKLRVGEMVLAIGNPYGLSQTITMGIISALGRSGIGITDYEDFIQTDAAINPGNSGGALVNIRGELIGINTAIFSVTGGYQGIGFAIPSNMVKNVMDSIFSQGRVVRGWLGVQIQPLTPDIVKQLGLKDETGVLLVDVVEGGPADKGELKRYDVIVEYDGKKIDNPFHFKNMVAATKPGKTVEIKIIRNGNLLTAKVTIGELPIEPQIVSPAQFENSLRGVSVQELTDEVLQKLGITRKIKGVVVNSIEEDSPALGYLSKGDIIMEVNRKPVTNLKEYNDIVSKIEKGKDILLGIMRGGFPQVITVPAR, encoded by the coding sequence ATGAAAGATATAAATTTAAAATCAGAAAAACTCGTTACTTATTTCCTAACATTTATTACCTTTTTGCTACTTGCCTGTTTGTTGCTGCCGCCTGTAATTTATGCCAACACTTCAGACAAAGAATCAACAGAGATACTTACAAAATTCGGCGAAGCTTTATCAAAAGTTGCAGAGCGCGTAAAGCCTGCTGTAGTAAATATATCTACATCAAGGACAGTAAGAACACAGCGACCTCCATTCTTTGATGATCCGCTCTTCAAAAGGTTTTTTGGAGACATCGGACCACAGAAAAGGAAAGTAACAAATCTTGGGTCAGGCGTGATTGCAACATCCGATGGTTACATACTAACAAATAATCATGTAATAGAGGGTGCTGAAGACATCATAGTAAAACTATCAGATGGCAAAGAATATAAAGGAAAACCTGTAGGAATGGATTCGAGGACAGACATAGCTATTATTAAAATAAACGAAACCAATCTTCCAACAGTACCATGGGGGGATTCTGACAAGCTGAGGGTTGGAGAAATGGTTTTGGCAATAGGAAATCCCTATGGTCTGAGTCAGACAATAACAATGGGAATAATAAGTGCACTTGGAAGGTCAGGCATAGGAATTACAGATTATGAGGATTTTATTCAGACAGATGCTGCTATAAACCCCGGTAATTCTGGCGGTGCATTAGTAAATATCAGAGGAGAACTCATTGGCATCAATACAGCCATATTCAGTGTGACAGGGGGCTATCAGGGCATAGGATTTGCTATACCCTCCAATATGGTGAAAAATGTCATGGATAGCATCTTCAGTCAGGGAAGAGTTGTAAGGGGATGGCTTGGAGTGCAGATACAACCTTTAACACCTGATATCGTAAAGCAGCTTGGTCTTAAAGATGAAACTGGTGTACTACTTGTAGACGTTGTAGAAGGAGGTCCTGCTGATAAAGGAGAACTTAAAAGATATGATGTCATAGTTGAGTATGACGGGAAAAAGATAGATAATCCATTTCACTTCAAAAATATGGTTGCAGCAACAAAGCCAGGTAAGACTGTTGAGATAAAAATCATAAGAAATGGAAATCTCTTGACTGCCAAAGTTACTATAGGTGAACTTCCAATAGAACCACAGATTGTCTCGCCTGCACAATTTGAGAATTCCTTAAGAGGCGTATCTGTTCAAGAACTGACAGATGAAGTACTCCAAAAGCTTGGGATCACAAGAAAAATAAAAGGAGTAGTAGTAAATAGCATAGAAGAAGATAGCCCAGCATTAGGATATCTTTCAAAGGGTGATATAATAATGGAAGTCAACAGAAAACCTGTAACAAATCTAAAAGAATACAATGATATTGTTTCAAAAATAGAAAAAGGAAAGGACATACTTTTAGGTATTATGAGGGGCGGCTTTCCTCAAGTGATAACAGTACCTGCACGATAA
- the tilS gene encoding tRNA lysidine(34) synthetase TilS — MEIIKKVRETINKYHMLAQGDHVLVGLSGGPDSVCLLTILHRLSTEFGINLSAVYINHGLRSDEIPYEIELCEDLCSSMDIPFITKSIDVRSYIKEKKLNKQEAARELRYNAFNEIAIQRSANKIAVGHNADDQAETIIMRLFRGTGPSGLAGIPPIRSQRSGISNQKIDLIRPLIEIERYEIEDFLETEGIGFAIDSSNLKQKYFRNKIRQLIVPIAKKINMDVIKTISRTADIFRDEERYFEIIVTKNLMKLITRKNDNTIELFIGPLEAMDTVILRRVLRRAIDETRGLRGISFTHIEEIISLIKSGKSGDRIYLPENIRAIKGYSTLILTSERPVRLGTYTIDGVGEIVLRESQIVIRSTIMGINEVKDYGDSQKNAVIDADKVHFPMIIRGRLHGDFFYPLGFGKKKKLQDYFVDEKIPRDERDAIALLISDNNIVWVIGYRLDERYKVDKDTKRVLKFEVKPLRI, encoded by the coding sequence ATGGAGATAATCAAAAAAGTTAGGGAAACTATTAATAAATATCACATGCTGGCTCAGGGTGATCATGTCCTTGTAGGGCTTTCTGGAGGTCCTGATTCAGTATGTCTGCTTACAATCCTTCACAGACTCTCAACAGAATTTGGTATCAATTTATCTGCAGTTTACATAAATCATGGACTGAGATCAGATGAAATCCCTTATGAAATTGAGTTGTGTGAAGACCTATGCAGTTCCATGGATATACCTTTTATAACTAAATCAATTGATGTGAGGTCATATATAAAAGAAAAAAAACTGAACAAACAGGAAGCAGCAAGGGAACTTCGCTACAATGCCTTTAATGAGATCGCAATTCAGAGATCTGCAAACAAAATTGCCGTCGGACACAATGCAGATGATCAAGCAGAGACAATTATAATGCGACTTTTCAGGGGAACAGGTCCTTCAGGACTTGCTGGAATACCACCTATCAGAAGTCAGAGGTCTGGAATCAGTAATCAGAAAATAGATTTGATAAGACCATTAATCGAAATAGAAAGATATGAAATAGAAGACTTTCTTGAGACCGAAGGAATAGGCTTTGCAATTGATTCATCAAACCTAAAGCAAAAATATTTCCGCAACAAAATAAGACAACTCATTGTCCCTATAGCAAAAAAGATAAATATGGATGTTATAAAAACAATTTCAAGGACTGCAGATATTTTTAGAGACGAAGAAAGATATTTCGAAATAATCGTGACAAAAAATCTCATGAAACTCATAACAAGAAAAAACGATAACACTATTGAGCTTTTTATCGGTCCGCTGGAGGCAATGGATACAGTGATATTGAGAAGGGTTTTAAGAAGGGCTATTGATGAGACCAGAGGGCTTCGCGGAATCAGTTTCACTCATATCGAAGAAATAATATCATTGATAAAGTCAGGCAAATCAGGTGACAGAATCTATCTGCCAGAAAATATACGAGCCATAAAAGGATACTCTACCCTTATTTTAACATCTGAAAGACCAGTAAGGCTTGGTACTTATACTATAGATGGTGTTGGCGAAATTGTCCTGAGAGAATCACAAATAGTCATTCGTTCAACAATTATGGGCATAAATGAAGTAAAAGATTATGGAGACAGCCAAAAAAATGCTGTAATAGATGCAGACAAAGTGCATTTTCCGATGATAATAAGGGGGCGTCTGCATGGAGATTTCTTTTATCCACTTGGTTTTGGTAAAAAGAAAAAACTGCAAGACTATTTTGTTGATGAAAAAATACCAAGAGATGAGAGGGATGCAATTGCCTTACTCATCTCTGACAACAATATCGTATGGGTCATAGGTTACAGGCTTGATGAAAGATATAAGGTTGATAAAGATACCAAAAGAGTTTTAAAATTTGAAGTAAAACCATTAAGGATTTAA
- a CDS encoding universal stress protein, protein MKILLAIDGSAQSENAVRFLLKFNFSHNDEIMVLNVISHVPFKDDRGSYYARLRQIKQEIGPQILDSAINILKPLNTKISTALLDGYPDRIILEAASEFGADLIVMGARGLKGIKSLMVGSVTRSVSINSQMPVLVVKSSQLETTDTLKVVYATDGSNFSINTGKFLSKIPFNDDAEITIINVIPSAYMDIPERYWMEVDEKIKDEIAKIREIEFKVADKIIEDAREVLRSRFSKIKVSIKFGDPSLEILNEAEQSMTDIIAVGSSGMRGVKGMLGSVSRSILGHAKCSVLIGK, encoded by the coding sequence ATGAAGATACTATTAGCAATAGACGGTTCAGCACAATCAGAAAATGCTGTTAGATTTCTACTGAAGTTTAACTTCTCACACAATGATGAAATCATGGTATTGAATGTTATATCTCATGTGCCATTCAAAGATGATAGAGGATCTTATTATGCAAGACTAAGGCAGATAAAACAAGAAATAGGACCCCAAATACTTGACTCTGCAATCAATATTTTAAAACCTCTGAATACAAAAATCAGCACTGCATTACTTGATGGTTATCCTGACAGGATTATATTAGAGGCAGCCTCTGAGTTTGGCGCTGACCTTATTGTGATGGGTGCAAGGGGACTGAAAGGTATAAAATCTCTGATGGTAGGCAGTGTAACAAGATCTGTTTCCATAAACTCTCAAATGCCAGTACTGGTGGTTAAATCATCGCAGTTGGAAACAACAGACACCTTAAAAGTTGTTTATGCAACCGATGGCTCAAACTTTTCTATTAATACAGGTAAGTTCTTGAGCAAAATCCCATTTAATGATGATGCTGAGATTACTATTATAAATGTTATACCTTCAGCATATATGGATATACCTGAAAGATACTGGATGGAGGTGGATGAAAAGATCAAAGACGAAATTGCGAAGATAAGAGAAATAGAATTCAAGGTGGCAGACAAAATCATTGAAGATGCACGCGAAGTCTTACGCAGCAGATTTTCAAAAATAAAGGTATCCATCAAGTTTGGTGACCCTTCGTTGGAAATATTAAATGAAGCAGAACAGTCAATGACTGATATAATTGCCGTAGGCAGCAGTGGAATGAGAGGAGTAAAGGGAATGCTCGGTAGCGTATCGAGAAGTATCCTCGGGCATGCTAAATGCTCTGTTTTGATAGGAAAATAG
- a CDS encoding toprim domain-containing protein, with protein MSVKNKTLSGICPFHNEKTSSFVIYPDEGKFHCFGCGEHGSYADFLIKTGVAADFKEAIKELHNIAGVPYGNDKKHNNNKKIALLFKDALKKNKSAMEYIKKRGISESSIEKFMLGYGVPTRELREGVPENLFSNRIIFPIIMGKEMYGFTGRSIDGTLPKYKNSPGLNKNKLLYGLFPQSVKSWGFIILVEGYIDAIMMHQYGFDNTAGVMGSSLSNEQIDLIKGYPVVLAFDGDKAGQEAAKKAAKDLLKMGVHAKIAELPDKKDPADIIAEGDDMASIIDNAIPAVEFLLKMAAD; from the coding sequence ATATCTGTTAAGAATAAAACCCTTTCAGGGATCTGCCCGTTCCACAATGAAAAAACCTCCTCATTTGTGATTTACCCTGATGAGGGGAAGTTTCATTGTTTTGGGTGCGGAGAACACGGCAGCTACGCCGACTTCTTGATTAAAACAGGCGTAGCTGCCGATTTTAAGGAGGCCATTAAGGAACTCCACAACATAGCTGGGGTTCCTTATGGCAATGACAAAAAACATAATAATAACAAAAAAATAGCACTTTTGTTCAAAGATGCATTAAAAAAGAACAAGAGTGCTATGGAATATATAAAAAAACGGGGAATTTCCGAGTCAAGTATAGAAAAATTTATGCTTGGCTATGGAGTTCCTACGAGGGAACTGCGAGAAGGAGTGCCTGAAAACTTATTCAGTAACCGTATTATTTTCCCAATAATCATGGGAAAAGAAATGTACGGATTTACTGGAAGAAGCATAGATGGCACTCTTCCGAAATACAAGAATTCCCCGGGATTGAATAAAAATAAACTGCTCTACGGACTTTTTCCGCAGAGCGTAAAATCCTGGGGGTTTATTATCCTCGTCGAGGGCTATATTGATGCAATTATGATGCATCAATATGGTTTTGACAATACTGCTGGGGTAATGGGGTCTTCGCTCAGCAATGAGCAGATAGACCTTATAAAAGGCTATCCAGTGGTATTGGCTTTCGACGGGGACAAGGCAGGTCAAGAGGCAGCAAAAAAGGCTGCTAAAGACCTGCTGAAAATGGGAGTTCATGCAAAAATAGCAGAACTCCCTGACAAAAAAGACCCTGCCGATATAATAGCAGAAGGCGATGATATGGCAAGTATCATCGACAATGCTATACCAGCAGTGGAATTCTTGTTAAAAATGGCAGCAGACTAA